The Lysobacter sp. HDW10 genome window below encodes:
- the ttcA gene encoding tRNA 2-thiocytidine(32) synthetase TtcA has protein sequence MSRIPLHLLDAPRPVAQKADKREIDKVAKRLRHQVGRAIADFGMIEEGDKVMVCLSGGKDSYTLLDILLQLQKKAPVRFSITAVNLDQKQPGFPEHVLPEYLRSIGVDFHIIEQDTYSVVSRVIPEGKTMCSLCSRLRRGSLYSYAEQHGFTKIALGHHRDDMVNTFFLNMFFHAKLSGMPPKLLSDDGKHVVIRPLAYVRESDIELHAEAKGFPIIPCNLCGSQENLQRVQVKKMLQEWERTTPGRVETMARALGDIRPSQLADPTLFDFAGLGRAQSGDLPDAHAWLASEGSPE, from the coding sequence ATGAGCCGCATACCTCTTCACCTCCTTGATGCACCGCGACCGGTTGCTCAAAAAGCCGATAAACGCGAGATCGACAAGGTCGCCAAACGCTTGCGCCACCAAGTGGGCCGCGCGATTGCCGACTTCGGGATGATCGAAGAAGGCGACAAGGTGATGGTCTGCCTGTCTGGCGGAAAAGACAGCTACACCCTGCTCGACATCCTGCTTCAGCTGCAGAAAAAGGCGCCGGTGCGTTTCTCGATCACGGCCGTGAACCTTGACCAAAAGCAACCCGGTTTCCCCGAGCACGTCTTGCCTGAGTACCTCCGTTCGATCGGCGTGGACTTCCACATCATCGAACAAGACACCTATTCGGTTGTCAGCCGCGTGATTCCAGAGGGCAAGACCATGTGCTCGCTGTGTTCGCGTTTGCGTCGTGGCTCGCTGTACAGCTATGCCGAGCAACATGGTTTTACCAAGATCGCACTGGGTCACCACCGCGATGACATGGTCAACACCTTCTTCTTGAATATGTTCTTCCATGCCAAGCTGTCTGGCATGCCGCCGAAGCTCCTGAGCGACGACGGTAAACATGTTGTGATTCGTCCACTCGCCTATGTGCGTGAAAGCGATATCGAACTGCACGCCGAAGCCAAAGGCTTCCCAATCATTCCTTGCAACTTGTGCGGCTCGCAAGAAAATCTGCAACGCGTGCAAGTGAAGAAAATGCTGCAAGAATGGGAACGCACCACCCCTGGCCGCGTCGAGACGATGGCGCGCGCACTGGGCGATATCCGGCCTTCGCAATTGGCCGACCCTACTCTTTTTGATTTCGCAGGTTTGGGACGTGCGCAATCGGGTGACCTCCCCGATGCACATGCCTGGCTTGCCAGTGAAGGCTCCCCCGAATGA
- a CDS encoding YdcH family protein, whose product MSELPPEEVAYRLAQLRLQHRDLDVAIQRLQEDIRSDEMSLKRLKKRKLHLKDCIAILESAMIPDQPA is encoded by the coding sequence ATGAGTGAGTTGCCGCCTGAGGAAGTTGCCTATCGGCTGGCGCAACTGCGCCTGCAACACCGTGACTTGGACGTCGCCATCCAAAGACTCCAAGAGGACATTCGCTCAGACGAGATGTCCTTGAAGCGCTTAAAGAAGCGGAAACTGCATCTCAAGGACTGCATCGCCATTTTGGAATCCGCGATGATTCCGGATCAGCCGGCCTGA
- a CDS encoding recombination-associated protein RdgC has translation MIFRNITLFSFPTTLKFDAFDDALQEAALKPVGPQDIASQGFVAPFGVAADEADRLSHRIDDAIWITAGSEERLLPAAVVNDQLQKKLAEFEAAQGRRPGGKLRTQMKHDLINELLPRAFIRPSRVDALIDLKLGVIAVDTTSRKVAESVVSLVRKALGSFPALPIAGENAPRGVLTAWIAGESLPEGLGLGDEAELRDPADQGAIVKVQRMELEGEEIETHLSTGKQVARLALTLDDHMRFVLGDDLIVRKFKLLEGAVNALESTERDDVRAELEARFALMSGEFRRFYAVMQKAFSLHTDAKGS, from the coding sequence ATGATTTTTCGCAACATCACGCTGTTTAGTTTTCCCACCACCCTTAAATTCGACGCATTCGACGACGCACTCCAAGAAGCCGCACTCAAACCTGTCGGGCCGCAAGACATCGCCTCGCAGGGCTTTGTTGCGCCGTTCGGTGTTGCTGCGGATGAAGCCGATCGCTTGTCACACCGAATCGACGACGCCATTTGGATCACCGCCGGTAGCGAAGAACGACTACTGCCCGCTGCGGTGGTGAATGATCAACTGCAAAAGAAGCTCGCCGAGTTTGAAGCCGCGCAAGGCCGTCGACCGGGCGGCAAGCTACGCACGCAAATGAAGCACGACTTGATCAATGAACTGCTGCCGCGTGCCTTTATCCGCCCGTCGCGCGTCGACGCCTTGATTGACCTCAAGCTTGGCGTGATTGCTGTCGATACGACCTCACGCAAAGTCGCAGAAAGCGTTGTGTCCTTGGTGCGCAAAGCCCTGGGCAGTTTTCCCGCCTTGCCGATTGCGGGTGAAAACGCACCGCGTGGTGTGCTGACCGCATGGATCGCGGGCGAATCATTGCCCGAAGGTCTGGGCTTAGGCGACGAAGCCGAATTGCGCGATCCTGCCGACCAAGGTGCGATTGTCAAAGTGCAACGCATGGAACTTGAAGGCGAAGAGATCGAAACGCATCTCTCCACCGGCAAACAAGTGGCGCGCTTGGCATTGACCTTGGACGATCACATGCGTTTTGTCTTGGGCGATGATTTGATCGTGCGCAAGTTCAAGCTTTTGGAAGGCGCAGTCAACGCACTCGAAAGTACAGAACGTGATGACGTGCGCGCCGAGCTCGAAGCGCGCTTTGCGTTGATGTCCGGTGAGTTCCGCCGCTTCTATGCGGTGATGCAAAAAGCCTTCAGCCTGCACACGGACGCCAAAGGTAGCTGA
- the plsB gene encoding glycerol-3-phosphate 1-O-acyltransferase PlsB produces the protein MPDQTQFTFAGTDPSPSSNPTPPPAPDDTSSRATKRGDRKRPLWAKIFGRMLAPWVELKIEPEELGSLLPGDRRIVYVLEDYGMSNALLLERAAREARLPSPLVALPNDPVGRKRAYLALSRRNIGGTLERAMEIATGNEHPKHGKNRSESLARLIAAHRADPTLDVVLVPVSIYVGRAPEKQKGWFSVLFSENWQLVGRFRRFLSILLNGRDTLVRFSPPIELRTIVDEGLPEAQTVRKLSRVLRTHFNRVRAAVVGPDLSTRRLLIDNVLAAPDVRNAIEDQARRDGTKVGDAWKKAHAFAWEIASDYSHTVVRSASLILQPVWSRIYRGLLVHHLEKLKSAAPGNEIIYVPCHRSHMDYLLLSYLLFREGIVPPHIAAGINLNLPVVGTILRKGGAFFIRRSFRGNALYSDVFNEYVAQLVAGGYPIEYFIEGGRSRTGRLLQPKGGMISMTVRAFLRAPVRPVMFQPVYIGYEKLMEGNSYKDELSGKSKEKESIFGLISGIPKVLRSNYGQVVVNFGEPIMLNDILAEHAKDWDGQPVAESDRPDWLSDTIAALSNQVMVNINRAADVNPINLLALALLSTPKNSMSETDLIDQIRLSQRLLQELPYSDRITVTPHTPEQIIAHGEEINVITRVKHPLGDVLRIEDADKAIQLTYFRNNVLHLFTTVAWIASCFHHNRRLARATAVRLGKTMYPFLQQELFLPWTDEQFGERLERFLDVFIREGLLEQGESESGPVLYRGVGESDEVFRLRALGHPLQQAFERYYIAISILAKNGPGTLTAAQLESLCHLAAQRLSLLYSPAAPEFFDKSLFRGFIQKLREMRLVWPDDQSRLLFDDRLKGWAKDSKVILGREMRHALEKVSPENVPS, from the coding sequence ATGCCTGACCAAACCCAATTCACTTTCGCGGGGACGGATCCGTCTCCGTCATCGAACCCTACGCCACCGCCTGCGCCTGACGACACGTCGTCGCGCGCGACCAAGCGTGGCGATCGCAAGCGTCCACTGTGGGCCAAGATTTTTGGCCGCATGCTCGCGCCTTGGGTTGAACTTAAGATCGAACCCGAAGAGCTAGGCAGTTTGTTGCCAGGCGACCGCCGCATTGTGTACGTGCTCGAAGACTACGGCATGTCGAATGCCTTGCTCCTCGAGCGCGCTGCACGCGAAGCGCGCCTGCCTTCGCCATTGGTGGCATTGCCGAATGATCCTGTCGGTCGCAAACGCGCGTATCTCGCACTGTCGCGCCGCAATATCGGTGGCACGCTGGAACGCGCGATGGAAATCGCCACTGGCAATGAGCATCCCAAGCACGGCAAGAACCGATCGGAATCATTGGCGCGTTTGATTGCTGCGCATCGCGCTGATCCAACCTTGGATGTCGTCTTGGTGCCCGTGTCGATCTACGTCGGCCGCGCACCTGAAAAACAAAAAGGCTGGTTCTCGGTGCTGTTCTCCGAAAACTGGCAATTGGTGGGACGCTTCCGTCGTTTCCTATCCATCTTGTTGAATGGTCGCGACACGCTGGTGCGTTTCTCACCGCCCATCGAATTGCGCACGATCGTCGATGAAGGTTTGCCCGAAGCACAAACCGTGCGCAAGTTGTCGCGCGTTCTGCGCACACACTTCAACCGCGTACGTGCCGCCGTCGTAGGCCCGGACTTGTCGACGCGCCGTTTGTTGATCGACAACGTGCTGGCAGCACCCGACGTTCGTAACGCCATCGAAGACCAAGCACGTCGCGACGGCACCAAGGTCGGCGACGCTTGGAAGAAAGCCCATGCCTTTGCATGGGAAATCGCGTCGGACTACTCACATACCGTGGTGCGTTCTGCCAGCTTGATTTTGCAACCCGTGTGGAGCCGCATCTATCGCGGCTTGCTCGTCCACCATTTGGAAAAGCTGAAATCCGCAGCACCCGGTAACGAAATTATTTATGTGCCCTGCCATCGCAGCCACATGGATTATTTGCTGCTGAGCTACTTGCTGTTCCGCGAAGGCATCGTGCCGCCGCACATCGCCGCAGGTATCAATTTGAACTTGCCTGTGGTCGGCACGATTCTGCGCAAAGGCGGCGCATTCTTTATTCGTCGCAGCTTCCGTGGCAATGCCTTGTATTCAGATGTGTTTAACGAGTACGTGGCGCAATTGGTGGCCGGTGGCTACCCCATCGAATACTTCATCGAAGGCGGCCGCTCGCGCACAGGCCGTTTGCTGCAACCGAAGGGCGGCATGATCTCGATGACCGTCCGTGCGTTCTTGCGCGCACCGGTGCGCCCCGTCATGTTCCAACCGGTGTATATCGGCTACGAAAAGTTGATGGAAGGCAACAGCTACAAAGACGAACTGTCCGGCAAATCGAAAGAGAAAGAATCCATCTTCGGTTTGATTTCCGGCATCCCCAAAGTCTTGCGCAGCAACTACGGTCAAGTGGTGGTGAACTTCGGTGAGCCGATCATGTTGAATGACATCTTGGCCGAGCATGCCAAAGATTGGGATGGCCAACCCGTTGCGGAAAGCGATCGCCCCGATTGGTTGAGCGACACGATTGCCGCACTGTCGAACCAGGTGATGGTGAACATCAACCGTGCCGCAGACGTCAATCCGATCAACTTGCTGGCACTGGCGTTGTTGTCGACACCGAAGAACTCGATGAGTGAGACCGACCTCATCGATCAGATCCGTTTGTCACAGCGCTTGTTGCAAGAACTGCCGTATTCAGACCGCATCACCGTCACCCCGCATACGCCGGAACAGATCATTGCGCACGGTGAAGAGATCAATGTGATCACCCGCGTGAAGCATCCGCTGGGCGACGTCTTGCGCATCGAAGATGCGGATAAGGCCATCCAGCTCACGTATTTCCGCAACAACGTCTTGCACTTGTTCACGACGGTGGCTTGGATTGCCAGTTGCTTCCACCACAACCGCCGCTTGGCGCGTGCGACTGCGGTGCGATTGGGCAAAACGATGTATCCCTTCCTGCAGCAAGAATTGTTCTTGCCGTGGACAGACGAACAGTTCGGCGAGCGTCTCGAGCGCTTCTTGGATGTGTTTATTCGCGAAGGCTTGTTGGAACAAGGCGAATCGGAATCCGGGCCGGTCTTGTATCGCGGCGTGGGTGAGTCCGATGAAGTCTTCCGTTTGCGCGCGCTGGGGCATCCGCTGCAGCAAGCGTTCGAACGCTACTACATCGCGATTTCAATTTTGGCCAAGAACGGCCCTGGCACCTTGACGGCGGCGCAGCTAGAAAGCCTCTGTCACTTGGCCGCGCAACGCTTGTCTTTGCTCTACTCGCCGGCCGCACCGGAGTTTTTCGACAAGTCTCTGTTCCGCGGCTTCATCCAGAAACTGCGCGAAATGCGTTTGGTCTGGCCGGATGATCAAAGCCGTCTGCTGTTCGACGACCGACTCAAGGGCTGGGCAAAGGATTCCAAGGTCATCTTGGGCCGTGAAATGCGCCACGCTTTGGAAAAGGTCAGCCCGGAAAACGTCCCGAGCTAA
- a CDS encoding GGDEF domain-containing protein — MFTGLDHLLRRHSAVPYLAIFATLVVITLVDYFTGTEFSSFTLYLVPIGIACWYKTRHLSVVVVLLSTLCWLMCEQLSGREYTSLLAPYWNALLRLATFAIVANLIITVRRSMSALSAIAMRDGLTQLNNARAFRSKYDVVRALAVRRQCPLSIAVIDLDGFKHVNDSKGHAVGDDVLRAFAHVLGDASRTADVVARMGGDEFMVVLVDAGDAAARAYDARVRKAFDASGLAQTHGIGFSMGVLTFDAPPAEVSKAIGAADALMYKAKYDGKARTTFRHVSANEVF; from the coding sequence ATGTTTACCGGTCTAGACCATTTGCTGCGCCGGCATTCTGCCGTCCCATACTTGGCGATCTTCGCGACGCTTGTGGTCATTACGCTCGTGGACTACTTCACGGGCACCGAATTCTCTAGCTTCACTTTGTACCTCGTGCCGATTGGCATTGCCTGCTGGTACAAAACGCGTCATCTCTCGGTGGTTGTGGTTTTGCTCTCAACCCTATGTTGGCTGATGTGTGAGCAATTGTCGGGTCGTGAATATACGAGCTTGCTCGCACCCTATTGGAATGCATTGCTGCGCTTGGCGACCTTCGCGATTGTCGCGAACTTGATCATCACCGTGCGGAGATCTATGTCTGCGCTCTCCGCCATTGCGATGCGCGATGGCCTGACACAACTGAATAACGCGCGCGCGTTTCGCAGTAAGTACGATGTCGTGCGCGCGCTCGCCGTGCGACGTCAATGCCCGCTGTCGATTGCGGTCATCGATTTGGATGGCTTCAAGCATGTGAACGATTCCAAAGGCCACGCCGTCGGCGACGACGTGCTGCGCGCGTTTGCGCACGTGCTCGGCGATGCGTCTCGCACTGCGGATGTCGTGGCGCGTATGGGCGGCGATGAATTCATGGTGGTGTTGGTAGACGCAGGTGACGCAGCGGCGCGTGCCTATGACGCGCGCGTGCGCAAGGCGTTTGACGCCAGCGGACTCGCGCAGACCCACGGCATCGGGTTCAGCATGGGCGTCTTGACCTTTGACGCGCCTCCTGCGGAAGTCTCCAAGGCAATCGGCGCCGCCGACGCGTTGATGTACAAAGCAAAATACGACGGCAAAGCGCGGACGACGTTCCGTCATGTCTCGGCAAATGAAGTGTTCTGA
- a CDS encoding SprT family zinc-dependent metalloprotease codes for MLRRFRRVEAEKVQRTEATFALADGSEILIRMTPHPRARRLRISVGDEGVRVTIPPRVSDRTVDRFIESHLDWIAAQLERFAETPALTVQPFASTQLPLRGEWLDVEWHAGKTDKVWRDFAVIHVQVREATRDDAASATLKRALRDFYLNEARADIARWLPALADAVGHAPVRIGFKRMRTQWGSMSSTGVMALELSLVLGRASAFRYVLVHELCHMVHHDHSPAYWREVERHFPDWKEERDYLHTFGRGMKSSLKAIIS; via the coding sequence ATGCTACGCCGCTTCCGCCGCGTCGAGGCCGAGAAGGTGCAACGCACCGAGGCCACTTTCGCGCTGGCGGATGGCAGCGAAATCTTGATTCGCATGACGCCACACCCACGTGCGCGTCGATTGCGTATCAGCGTGGGTGACGAAGGCGTGCGCGTCACAATCCCGCCACGTGTCAGTGACCGCACGGTCGATCGGTTCATTGAATCGCACTTGGATTGGATCGCTGCACAACTGGAACGCTTCGCAGAAACACCGGCGCTCACCGTGCAGCCGTTTGCATCGACGCAATTGCCCTTGCGCGGCGAGTGGCTCGATGTCGAATGGCACGCGGGCAAGACTGACAAGGTGTGGCGAGACTTTGCGGTCATCCATGTGCAAGTGCGTGAGGCCACGCGCGACGACGCAGCGTCGGCGACGCTTAAGCGCGCACTCCGTGATTTTTACTTGAACGAGGCACGCGCCGATATCGCGCGTTGGTTGCCGGCTTTGGCCGACGCTGTTGGGCATGCCCCGGTGCGCATTGGATTCAAACGCATGCGAACGCAGTGGGGCTCAATGAGCAGCACGGGCGTGATGGCACTTGAGCTGTCACTGGTGCTCGGGCGCGCCAGCGCCTTTCGCTATGTGCTGGTGCATGAACTCTGCCACATGGTCCACCACGACCATTCCCCGGCTTATTGGCGCGAAGTCGAACGGCACTTCCCCGACTGGAAGGAAGAACGTGACTACCTCCACACATTCGGTCGCGGAATGAAATCCAGCCTGAAGGCGATCATTTCCTAA